The segment GATCACGCAGGGCGTCGCGATCGCGTCGGCCTCGCTGGCGCTCCTCACTCTCGTCTTCGCCAGCTCCCCGACGTCGTCCCTCGCCGTCCTCGTGCTGGTCGTGGGCGCGATCGCCCTGCGCGGCCTCCGGCGGGCGCCCCGGGAGCGGAAGAACATCATCCAGGCGGTCCTGGTCACCCTCGTCGTGATCGGCGGGGTGCTCGCCTACGCGGGGCGGGCGCGGCTCCTGGAGGCGATCGGGGCGACGAGCGACCTCGAGGTCCGGCTCTCGCTCTGGGGCACCCTCCGCAGCCTCATCCAGCTGCACTCGATCGCCGGCTGGGGCTTCACGGGCATCTGGCAGACCGACGTCTTCCCGTTCTCGCTCTTCACCGTCCCCGGCGGGCGGCCGGCGCTCTCCGGCCTGGGCGCGTTCTTCGACACCTGGTTCCAGATCGGCCTGATCGGACTCGTGCTCCTGCTCGCGGCGGGAACCCTCGCGTTCGTGCGGGCCTGGCTGACGGCGTCCGAGCACCCCATCGTCGCGTACGTCTGGCCCGCCCTCGTGATGCTGCTCATCGGCGTCACCGCGCTGGCCGAGAGCTACGTGCTCTTCCAGAGCAACCTCATGCTCTTCGTCGCGATCGCGACGATCTCGGCGCGCAAGAGATCGTGGCGGGTGCGACTCCCCCACGGCGACGCGCCGCGGAGCGACCTGCCCGACCCGCGCTGAGGCCCCTGGGTCAGGCGCCTTCGCGCTGCGCTTCGCGTCGCGGGGCGACCGGGGCGTGGAAGTACTCCCACAGGTCGGCCGCGTAGGCGTCCCAGGTCCGGACGGTCCGCGCACGCGCCTCGTCGCCCAGGCGGGCGAGCAGGGCGCGGTCGGTCAGGAGCCGGATCAGCGCGTCGGTGATCGAGCGGTCGTCGCGCGGGTCGACGAGGAGGCCTCCGCCGCCGAGGTCGATGATCTCCTTCATACTGCCGTAGCCGCTGGTGATCACCGGCGTCCCGAGGGCGAGGGACTCCGCGACGGGCAACCCGAACCCCTCGTGGAGGGAAGGGAACAGCGTGAAGTCGGCGACGTCGTAGGCCGCGGCCAGGAGCTCGTCGGTCGCGCGGCTGACGAGGGTCACCGGCCGCTTCTCCGCCTGGAGCGCCTCGATCGCCTCGTGGAAGCGGTCGCTGGACCAGCTCGCACCGCCGATGAACGCCAGCGTGAACTCGTGCCCCTGCGCCCACGCCGACCGGGCGGCCTGCACGACGGCGAGGTGGTTCTTGCGCGGTTCGTGGCTGCCCACGACGAGCACGGTCGGCCGCGACGGATCGACTCCGAGGGCCCGGCGCGCCTCGTCGCGGCTCTCCGGCGTCGAGGGCTCCACCTCGGCCGCGAGAGCCACGTGCCGGACGTCGGGCCCCGACAGCCCCGTCGACCCGAGCATGTGGCGCCAACCGGAGAACTCGGCGGCCGCGGCGGAGGAGATGGCACCGATGCGCGTGGAGCGGGAGATCGACTGCAGGTAGAGCGGGTACTGGCCGGAGATGCCGTCGTGGCTCGTCTCGCCCGACGTCATCGGGACGGCGTCGTAGCCGATCACGTCGACCTCGAGGCCGGCGTGGGCGACGATGCTCTCGAGGCGGACGGTGCGCCACGTCTCGGCGACGAGCTCCGAGACGACGAACGGCGACGACAGCGGCAGCAGGATCTCGGTGGCCACCTCCTGGTCGTCGCCCTCGACGGGCCCGGGGAGCCCCAGGAGCGAGTTCGTCTCCCAGTCGCTGAGGCGGCGGAGGGCGGTGGCGTCATCGGTCCAGGCGACGAAGAGGACGTCGTGGTCGCGGTGGAAGCGCCGGACCGTCTCGCGGACGACCCGCTGGATGCCCGTGATCTTCGTCGTGCGCGAGGTGTCGTGCACCTCGATGACGGCGGGACCCTCGACCGTGACGAGGCTCCGCTCGGGGAACTCGAGCGCGGCGTCGGAGTCGACGGCCTCCTCGAGGGTCTCCCGGAGACCGTTGATGACGGCGCGACGCTCGAAGCGCAGGAAGTCGGCCGACGACGGGATCCGGGCGGTGGCCGCCGCGAGGACCTGCCAGAGACGCGCCGACGACGGCGTCGCCTCGAGCTCCCGGACGATCGCGTCGACGACCTCGGCGCGCGGGGCGCTGCGCGGCGAGTCGTCGTCGCCGGGCCTCCAGGCGCGGAGCAGGGTCGACAGGCGGGCGACGACCGCGAGGGTCGCCTCCTCGGTGTCGGTGGTGTTCGTGGTTCTGGCGTCGGTCATGACGGTCGGACCTCCTCGACGCGCTGGCGGATGTCGCGGGCGTACTCGACCCACGTCGTGGGCGTCTGCGCCGCGATCTCGGCCCGGAGGCGCTCGATCTCGGCGTCGTCGCCCAGCAGGCGCTCCATGGCACCGGCGATCTCCTCGATGTCGGTCGGGTCGATCGTCACGCAGCCGCCGTGACGAGCGATCTCGGCCATGCTCCCGAACTGGCTGACGATGGCCGGCGTGCCCGCCGCGAGCGACTCCGTGATCGGGAGGCCGTAGCCCTCGTGGAGCGAGGTGAAGACCGAGAAGCGCGCGTGCGCGTACGCAGTGGCGAGATCGGTGTCGGTGACGGCGTCGAGGACGGCGACGGGGTACCCGGCGATGGCCAGCTCGTTGACCTTGTCGTCGAGGTCGGTGTACCAGGCGGGTCCGTGCCCGCCGACGATCACGAGCGAGAAGTCGACCCCGCGGCGCCAGAGGAGTTCGGCGGCGTAGGCGATCGCGATCTGGTTCTTCCGCGGTTCGTGGGCGCCGACGGACACCACCACGGGCTTGCCGGGGTGCGGGACGGGCAGCGGCTTCGCGGTCACGGGCGGCTCGGTCGGCAGCGGGACGACGTCGACGCGCGGACCTCGGAGCCCCTGCGCGACGAGCGCGCGCGAGAAGCCCTCGAACTCCCGGCCCGCCGAGGCGCTGATCGCGACCACGACGTCGCAGTGCTTGAGGATGCTCAGGTAGTGCACGAACTGGATCGACTCGTCGCGGCTGACGTAGGCGCCGTTGAGCACCGGGATCGCGTCGTAGCCGATCGCGACCGTGCCGTTGCCGGAGTGCTCGACGAGGCAGGCGAGGCGCGACGTGTTGCGCTCCGGGGTGACCTCGGGCAGGAGGACGGTGGTCTCCCACGGGATGACGAGGCGCGCCGCACCGTCGGCGAAGAAGGTGGGGCGCTCGTCGCGCCGGTCGGGGGTCCACTCGACGACGCGGGAGAGCTCCTTGGAAGAGACGCCGCGCATGGTGCTGGCGTCCTGGGTCCAGGCGACGAGCTCGAAGTCGCCCTCGCGCGACCAGCGCCGGAACGTCTCGCGGACGACGCGCTGCACGCCGGAGGTGAACCCGTGCCTGGCCGAGAAGTCGACGTCGACGACGGGGCGGTCGGTGACGACCGAGACCGTGCGGAAGTGCCCGCTGAACTTCGCGAGCATCGGGCCGGCGTGGTCGAGGACCACCTGCATCCTGCCGTCGGGCTCCGTGAGCGTCAGCTCGCGGCT is part of the Frondihabitans sp. 762G35 genome and harbors:
- a CDS encoding exopolysaccharide production protein, with protein sequence MTIDRGARDPLRRYLSAWIGFSAGGTFSQALSVAILVYALGVNAVRAFVGLPGELAILSTLVVLAALSLFGARHRIEWRGILPLSLITLFAFLTASVFWSEYTWVTLGGVLYAFAFAALGMYLALGRDLVQVVRATGDALRILLTASLTLEVFSGLLIDQPIPFLGIQGNLAVGGPIQGVGGTRNLLGFLAALAVITFAVEWFTRSITQGVAIASASLALLTLVFASSPTSSLAVLVLVVGAIALRGLRRAPRERKNIIQAVLVTLVVIGGVLAYAGRARLLEAIGATSDLEVRLSLWGTLRSLIQLHSIAGWGFTGIWQTDVFPFSLFTVPGGRPALSGLGAFFDTWFQIGLIGLVLLLAAGTLAFVRAWLTASEHPIVAYVWPALVMLLIGVTALAESYVLFQSNLMLFVAIATISARKRSWRVRLPHGDAPRSDLPDPR
- a CDS encoding glycosyltransferase family 4 protein → MTDARTTNTTDTEEATLAVVARLSTLLRAWRPGDDDSPRSAPRAEVVDAIVRELEATPSSARLWQVLAAATARIPSSADFLRFERRAVINGLRETLEEAVDSDAALEFPERSLVTVEGPAVIEVHDTSRTTKITGIQRVVRETVRRFHRDHDVLFVAWTDDATALRRLSDWETNSLLGLPGPVEGDDQEVATEILLPLSSPFVVSELVAETWRTVRLESIVAHAGLEVDVIGYDAVPMTSGETSHDGISGQYPLYLQSISRSTRIGAISSAAAAEFSGWRHMLGSTGLSGPDVRHVALAAEVEPSTPESRDEARRALGVDPSRPTVLVVGSHEPRKNHLAVVQAARSAWAQGHEFTLAFIGGASWSSDRFHEAIEALQAEKRPVTLVSRATDELLAAAYDVADFTLFPSLHEGFGLPVAESLALGTPVITSGYGSMKEIIDLGGGGLLVDPRDDRSITDALIRLLTDRALLARLGDEARARTVRTWDAYAADLWEYFHAPVAPRREAQREGA
- a CDS encoding glycosyltransferase, with the translated sequence MPKQKNDLRLMWWLYADTPVTTPNGDSPVERLQESLSWRVTAPLRRAKYVQKVVSAHYRGSDPDAGRPAVDPDDDRSAELAGLTRQGTLRQRLLAVTPHLTGSPATAALESGPVSVLLETVLESVDPSSLRQTWLLLTAVAAAMPDNDALRAFSRELTLTEPDGRMQVVLDHAGPMLAKFSGHFRTVSVVTDRPVVDVDFSARHGFTSGVQRVVRETFRRWSREGDFELVAWTQDASTMRGVSSKELSRVVEWTPDRRDERPTFFADGAARLVIPWETTVLLPEVTPERNTSRLACLVEHSGNGTVAIGYDAIPVLNGAYVSRDESIQFVHYLSILKHCDVVVAISASAGREFEGFSRALVAQGLRGPRVDVVPLPTEPPVTAKPLPVPHPGKPVVVSVGAHEPRKNQIAIAYAAELLWRRGVDFSLVIVGGHGPAWYTDLDDKVNELAIAGYPVAVLDAVTDTDLATAYAHARFSVFTSLHEGYGLPITESLAAGTPAIVSQFGSMAEIARHGGCVTIDPTDIEEIAGAMERLLGDDAEIERLRAEIAAQTPTTWVEYARDIRQRVEEVRPS